Sequence from the Thunnus maccoyii chromosome 11, fThuMac1.1, whole genome shotgun sequence genome:
tttactgtagtcGTTGGAAAATGTCCCCTCAGAATGTCTCTTCATGTTTTGAAGCTCAATGGGTTCAGTCAACATGGAGTTTTCATTCAATAGCCtagaaaaaagccaaaaaacgAATTAAGGTCGTAATTAAACTTAAGGTGACACGATCTTACCTCAAACTTACAGCTATTTGTCTATACATGCCTACCTGTGCTCCCTACCTGttctcatttttcacttttaagtTTTCTcagttctttctctctcccattGGTGTCTGCTGAGCTCAGGGGTTACAGGTGAGCTACACTGAAGCCTTTTTCACACCACAGCTGTTTTTGAgaactttgagaaccactgttctAACCCACCCAACCACTCATATGTTTCCATAATCAATAACCGTCACTGTATATTTGGATCTCAGTGATGCTGTGGTGCCTTGCTTGTGAAACTTAATGTTCAAAAGATTCAGTTACACTGTATGTTCCTTTCGTAAATGTTGTCTTGCATCAACAAGTGCTACTGTTCCTCATGAACGAGAGACGGAAACACATTATAACTTAAGAcattaaaatgactgtgtgaaaaTAACACCACAACAAAggctttaaaatatattaaaaatgactttaaaatacattaaagatAGCAGTGTGGATAATTTTCCCCTGATGGCAGCAGCTGGTAATCTGAGCATTACTCTGTGTCTGCACTGctttagaaatgttttgttgactACAGCTCTCTCAACCAAAGAACTGTTGCACTCCAGCTCAAGATAGTGTCACTTAATAATCATGTGGCGAAACCTGCTTGATCCTTTCATAACTGATCTTCTCTGGAATGGAAGTTAAAAAGCTGATCTTACATTGAGTTTCGGTCTGTGTCCTGGTCAGGCACCTGCCAACTGCTTTGGATAATGATGAGGAGCAGGAGTCCAGCCAAAGACTGAGCGTTTTTCATTGTTTGAGCTTCTGAAAGACAagcaaatacagaaagaaataCACTGTGAGAATGTCACTGTTTCATTAAATCCAAtataattgaacaaaatcttCTCACCTGTGCTCCTTTCTATCGAGTGTCTGAGAGAGGGATTGTTAAGTGCGTTGATGGGTGCCTTTCCTCTCCCTGGCTTCTCAAGCTGTTTCATGGTCCCCTCTTGGTCTGCTCAGTCTTATATAGTTGAGAGAGGAGCACTCTCCCAGGTGACTTCTCCGTCACAGAAACCTCAGCACATTCTCTGTTACTCTCAACCCATTAATCAGCTTCCGTCTCAGTCCATTGAATATATTTGACTTTGTATCTGGGTGGTAAAAGCTGCTATTTTAGGTGTCACAAGCAAACATAACCTCTACCCTGATACTGACAAATAAACCATAATGTGTTCAATTACTCAGtcaatgatttttaaaatttttttctACTTATTTGTCCAGTAGTCTCCTCATGTCTCCATAACATGCAGGGGCTCAGTGTGACTTGATACGGCCATTAATACAACCATAATAGAAAAAATGTTTGGTGTTTATTGAGTCACAAAAATATGACGTATTTAATTCTTTTTGATTGCACTGTATGTTTTCACAATAAGGATGTGTGGAAAAATCCTttggatgaaaaataaaatatactatctgtaaacacacacacttatgtatgtgtgtatgcatgtatttatgtgtatatgtatacacagtatattaatgtgcatgtgtgtgtatatactatTTATACTATGAACATTTGCAGATTCTTGGTCAATATCTTGTGTAGTATTTTTAAACTCAAACAGCTCTTTTCTCAtagaatatatttttacttattttttattgtacaattttatttatataattcgTGAACACATGACTTTTTTGCTACTTGCATTTTCTTTTAccttgtattttttaatttgttatgCACCACAATACGAAGGGAAATTCCCTGTATGTGCAAACCtgcttggcaataaacctgtttctgattctgattataTGTACTATATATGTCTGCAAATACGGTATAAGTTCGattggttttaatgtttttactcAGCCATCTGCATTTCATTTTAAGTAACTCAGGTCActcttatatttatttatacaccacacattttagatgttttatgcTTTTCTATCCTGTgctgtagtttatttatttctattttattttacttttttattaccTGGTCCAATGAGTACCAAAATCTCATTCTGcagtatgtatatttttatacatgtacCATGTATATGGTTGGAATGACAATTAAATCAACTTGAACTTAATATAATGAAActgttgaaataaatatttcaaaaacaatgtttatttcactttcattaGAACATGACTGCAACACAAATGATAACGCTCCACAACAAATCAGTGCAGTGCAATTTAGCTATCATATGTTATTCCATATTcacacagaaatgttttcaACCATAAATGCATGCAATGACTTTTAGTATGTCTTAAAAGCCACATATTTTTTCAGAAGTTTCATAATTCCACATAAAATACCAATGCTCATTTGTACGAGCAATCAAATATTCATTGCACATAAAAACGTCTACAAAATGTACAGAGTTTAACCTGACACTTAAGAATATCAGtaagataacaaaaaaacaaatgagacaaaaaactGTGGTAATGTTCACTATAAATGCTGTCACAGTCTTCACATCTATTTGGGATTAACGAGGCATTTCTGCAGGAAGTGACTCATGAGGGTGTATGTATGACGGAAGGCTGTTCCTCGGAGACCGTGGTCCCGGTCAGTGTACCACTGAAATAAAGCCCAAAATTAGATTAGTGCATTGACTCTAAAATTCTGaacatcatttaaattaaacatttaaaatttaacatattttagaTTGTGTAGCATAATAATACAAGGCAGATTTCCATTTGAAACCTTCATTAAATCAACACCATCAAGGTCAATATTAGTCCCACTTCCCTGAGCCAATATTTACCATCGCCTCAAAATCCACTCGCTCGTCCACCAGAGCTCTTGAGATCTGTGCTGCTTGCTGGAAATGGACATTGTCTACAGGAAAGACAGTGCTGTCACTACGTGACTGAACCTCAAAGCTCACAAACTGGTCATGTCAAGTTTCCATCAAGGTAAATAGAGTCCATTTGTGCAAGACTTTGTGCATGTGGCTTTTAAGCTACCACATGTTCTGTTCTTAGCAAAAATTCAAAGAAGAGTGTTTGAATGAAAAGACTAAACATACCATCTGCTGTGCCATGAACCAATAGATAGTCTACTGTCTTGAAGTTCTTTGCTCTGGCTGTCACTGTTGAATTCTGTCAAATAAAAGAGACATTCAATTTTAGTAACATATGTCTCAAGTCAGTAGTTTGACAAGATTATTGTAGTAGAGCTGACTCTAATGATGCTTACTTTGTAAGAATCTGAATTCTCTGTGGGCTTGCCCATGTAGCGTTCAGTGTACACTGCATCTGCAAAAGAAAACTCAGTTAATATCACCATCAACATACTGCacaaacactaaaataaatcacatctaTTCAACAggtggaaagaaaaaatgttttcagtgagtTGACAAGAGCTAAGTAGACATTTGAATCCTTAGCGATTTTTTATActgttaacaaatctcatgtgcagagtcaaacaaacaattaattgatcctacttacaagtattgtgtgtgtctccctgtGCTGTacctctgttgtccaaaaactattaaaaacacaccagtgagccacatcgctgcactgggtgacatgaaGAATTTGGGgcatggtagtttgtttagaaacggctcaaaagactaataacagcagtCATGTTTTCAGTATCCAGAGAGTAGTCCCATGTAGTTCTGTGTAACGCAGATGTCACTGTgcactgaagttctttgagaaatttacagtgtagtacaaagtcaaaagGTAGTGATATGTAGCATAACAAGGTAACAatgcactgtaaacagaactgtgttCCAGTGACatctgtcttacacagaactactctccggagactgatAACATGAttactgttattagtctttgtaGCCCTTTTAAACAAGCTACCGTGCCCTAAACTCTTCCTGGCAAAGGAATATGTCACCCAGTGAAactgtgtggctcattgacatgctTTCAATGGCTGTTGGACAATAATAGTAAGTAagcaagtcaagtttatttgtacagcacctttcatacaaaactacaaagtgctttacattcataaaaaatacactACTGAAGGCAATATTAAAAAGTAGCATTGACAACAAACAGTGCAGTGCTGACAAGTTAAACGGCCCAGCAACAACAAACTGGAGACACAGACGCAGACAGCGACACATAAACAAGTACAGAAGTTCAAAAACGCAGACGAGGAAATAAGCCAAcagtaacaacaaaaaaagcaataaataaagtGGAGTCACTATTCAGACAGGCTAACCAAAAGCCTGtctgaataaaaacattctCAGCTGTTGCATGACGATATCACAGGAGTCTAGGGATCACAGCAATAAGGAAAGAGCATTCCATAACTTGGGTTTTACAGCAGGTTTGAGCCAGTAATTTTTGTTCAACAGACCCAAGAGCCCGATTATAtaagggaggaggaggtcaaCAACATACTGGGGTGCAACAATTTATTCCTCTAATAGAGATCTACgtcacagaagaataagatatatcaggcttcagatatacacacaatacttgtgagTAGCATCAAGTCACTGTTGGTTTGGCTGTGcgcatgagatttgttgacagtaagaaaaagaaTACAGAATATCgacagccatatcctttaagtaCACTACCCAATGTCAAGGAATACTGTGTTCTCAGATTAGACTGGAGAAATATGCTGCTGAATGTATGTACACTCACCATAGTATTCCCACTTAGCTACTGGGGCGACTGCTATTCCACACTTGAGAAGACCAGTTCCAGCACCCAAGGCCATTGAGGTGACGTAGCCACCGTATGACTGAAAATCATGATTAGGAGTTTTAGTGaatgcaaaaatgtcaaaaaacaaatgaaaaatgtagagCGCAACA
This genomic interval carries:
- the gcgb gene encoding glucagon b, with amino-acid sequence MKQLEKPGRGKAPINALNNPSLRHSIERSTEAQTMKNAQSLAGLLLLIIIQSSWQVPDQDTDRNSMLLNENSMLTEPIELQNMKRHSEGTFSNDYSKYLETRRAQDFVQWLKNSKRNGGLFRRHADGTYTSDVSSYLQDQAAKEFVSWLKTGRGRRE